A genomic region of Alicyclobacillus sp. SO9 contains the following coding sequences:
- the prfB gene encoding peptide chain release factor 2 (programmed frameshift) yields the protein MAETIGELRGELVTMAKRLADIGRSLDVAVKESRIALLEEKMTYPDFWDNQAAAQSIINEANGLREIVGQMKKLESAQDDIEVMLDLASEEDDSEMFAEAEETIAKQQKAIENFELQLMLSDPYDKNNAILEIHPGAGGTESQDWASILLRMYTRWAESQGYKVETVDYLPGDEAGVKSVTLLIKGHNAYGYLKAEKGVHRLVRISPFDAAGRRHTSFTSVDVIPEITDEETGIELKPDELRIDTYRSSGAGGQHVNTTDSAVRITHIPTNTVVTCQSERSQIQNRAVAMNLLKARLAEKKRQEQEEEMAKLRGEQKDIAWGSQIRSYVFHPYSMVKDHRTNHEIGNVQAVVDGDLNPFIDAYLRWQLALEQSRAEAGSHGDE from the exons TTGGCTGAGACAATTGGAGAGCTTCGCGGAGAACTTGTGACTATGGCTAAGCGATTAGCGGATATCGGGAGGTCTCTT GACGTCGCTGTCAAAGAGAGCCGCATTGCACTCTTAGAAGAAAAGATGACATACCCTGATTTTTGGGACAATCAGGCAGCAGCGCAGAGTATCATTAATGAAGCCAACGGGCTTCGTGAAATTGTAGGACAAATGAAAAAACTTGAGTCTGCACAGGATGACATTGAAGTCATGTTAGATTTGGCTTCGGAAGAAGACGACTCAGAGATGTTTGCTGAAGCTGAGGAAACCATTGCAAAGCAGCAGAAAGCCATTGAGAACTTTGAACTTCAACTCATGCTGTCCGATCCCTATGACAAAAACAACGCTATTCTCGAAATCCATCCTGGTGCCGGTGGCACTGAGTCGCAAGACTGGGCATCCATCTTGTTGCGGATGTACACTCGTTGGGCGGAATCACAGGGATACAAGGTTGAAACAGTGGATTATCTCCCGGGTGACGAAGCTGGTGTCAAGAGTGTTACGCTCCTAATCAAAGGTCACAATGCCTATGGCTATTTGAAGGCCGAAAAGGGTGTACATCGGTTGGTCAGGATTTCGCCATTTGATGCTGCCGGTCGCAGACATACATCTTTTACATCTGTAGATGTAATTCCCGAAATTACAGACGAGGAGACGGGGATCGAACTTAAACCAGATGAACTCCGTATCGATACTTACCGTTCCAGCGGTGCCGGCGGTCAGCACGTAAATACCACTGATTCGGCAGTGCGTATTACACACATTCCGACGAATACTGTGGTGACTTGTCAAAGTGAGCGATCGCAGATTCAAAACCGAGCCGTTGCCATGAACTTGTTGAAGGCAAGGCTCGCAGAGAAGAAACGACAAGAGCAGGAAGAAGAAATGGCGAAACTTCGCGGTGAGCAAAAAGATATCGCTTGGGGAAGCCAGATTCGATCGTATGTGTTTCACCCGTACTCTATGGTTAAAGACCACCGAACAAACCATGAAATCGGCAACGTTCAGGCTGTTGTGGACGGGGATTTGAATCCGTTTATTGACGCCTATCTGCGGTGGCAGCTTGCCCTTGAGCAAAGTCGCGCTGAAGCGGGTTCGCACGGGGACGAGTAA
- the secA gene encoding preprotein translocase subunit SecA, translating into MGLLARMFDANEREIARLRRMVNRINALESDYEKLSDDELRGKTVEFRERLAQGEKLDNLLTEAFAVVREGSKRVLGQRHFDVQLMGGIVLHEGQVAEMKTGEGKTLVATLPSYLNGLTGKGVHVVTVNDYLAQRDSQFVGQLHQFLGLTVGLNVNGMDHAQKQEAYNADITYGTNNEFGFDYLRDNMVMSIEEMVQRPLNFTIVDEVDSILIDEARTPLIISGPAEKSADLYFRADVFVRSLSKKDYDVDEKMRTANLTDTGVTKAEKFFSTKNMFDPSNVTLMHHITQGLKAHGLMHRDKDYVVHDGEIVIVDEFTGRLMQGRRYSEGLHQAIEAKEGVVVQNESKTLATITLQNYFRMYEKLSGMTGTAKTEEKEFQEIYGMDVIVVPTNRAMVRKDMSDVIYKSERAKFNAVVEEIVNRHKEGQPVLVGTTSIDKSEVVSELLQRRGISHQVLNAKQHQREAQIVAQAGQPNTVTIATNMAGRGTDIILGEGVADKGGLFILGTERHESRRIDNQLRGRSGRQGDPGASQFFLSLEDDLLRLFGSENIKKMMDRLGLEEDQPIENKMLTGAMERAQKKVEGNNYDIRKHVLRYDDVMNKQREVIYKQRREILEQENLRNIVEGMGRDLIEHMLDVYCSTEQVPEDWDIPELITYGENHFLLEGQVTEEELRLMERDELRDKLQALLVQNYDGREEELETFLRDLERAVLLRTVDEKWMDHIDAMDQFRQGVHLRSYGQADPLVIYQKEGYEMFESMIHSIEEEVVMYVFKATVSTAPEPMPMYDSAPIQGG; encoded by the coding sequence GTGGGACTCCTGGCACGAATGTTCGATGCGAACGAACGTGAAATCGCCCGCTTACGCAGAATGGTCAATCGGATTAATGCACTGGAATCCGATTACGAAAAGCTGTCTGACGATGAGCTACGCGGCAAGACAGTTGAATTCCGTGAACGACTTGCCCAGGGCGAGAAGTTGGACAATCTGCTGACAGAGGCATTTGCGGTCGTTCGCGAAGGTTCCAAGCGGGTGTTAGGACAACGTCATTTTGACGTTCAATTGATGGGCGGCATTGTGCTGCATGAGGGCCAAGTCGCTGAAATGAAGACTGGTGAAGGTAAAACCTTGGTGGCAACCCTGCCTTCCTACTTAAATGGATTAACAGGGAAAGGCGTACACGTTGTAACTGTCAATGATTATTTGGCACAGCGCGACAGTCAGTTTGTTGGCCAGCTGCATCAGTTTTTGGGCCTGACCGTTGGGTTAAATGTGAACGGCATGGATCATGCACAGAAGCAGGAAGCCTACAACGCGGACATCACATACGGCACCAACAATGAATTTGGTTTCGATTACCTGCGTGACAACATGGTGATGAGTATCGAAGAAATGGTACAAAGGCCTTTAAACTTTACCATTGTCGACGAAGTTGACTCTATCCTGATTGACGAGGCAAGAACGCCTCTCATTATTTCGGGTCCAGCTGAAAAATCAGCGGACTTGTATTTTCGCGCAGACGTTTTCGTTCGTTCATTGTCTAAAAAAGACTACGACGTGGACGAAAAAATGCGCACAGCCAACCTTACGGACACTGGTGTTACGAAAGCGGAAAAATTCTTTTCCACAAAAAACATGTTTGACCCGTCTAATGTCACTTTGATGCACCACATTACGCAGGGCCTGAAAGCTCATGGCTTGATGCATCGGGACAAGGATTACGTAGTACACGACGGAGAAATCGTCATCGTTGATGAGTTCACAGGTCGTCTGATGCAGGGCCGCCGCTATAGTGAAGGACTCCATCAAGCGATTGAGGCCAAAGAAGGCGTTGTGGTTCAGAATGAGTCAAAGACACTTGCGACCATCACTCTGCAGAACTACTTCCGTATGTATGAAAAACTGTCTGGTATGACGGGTACTGCAAAGACGGAAGAGAAAGAATTTCAGGAAATCTACGGCATGGACGTTATTGTAGTTCCTACTAATCGAGCGATGGTTCGCAAAGATATGAGTGATGTAATTTACAAGTCAGAGCGGGCTAAGTTTAACGCGGTTGTGGAAGAAATCGTGAATCGACATAAAGAGGGACAGCCGGTTCTTGTTGGAACTACATCTATTGATAAGTCCGAAGTCGTGTCGGAGTTGCTTCAGCGAAGAGGTATTTCGCACCAAGTGCTGAATGCAAAACAGCATCAACGCGAGGCGCAAATTGTAGCGCAGGCTGGTCAACCAAACACGGTAACCATTGCGACGAACATGGCTGGACGCGGTACGGATATCATCCTTGGGGAAGGTGTTGCAGATAAGGGCGGCTTGTTTATTCTCGGAACAGAGCGTCACGAGAGCCGGCGTATTGATAACCAGCTCCGAGGCCGTTCCGGTCGTCAAGGCGATCCCGGTGCCTCCCAATTCTTCCTCTCTCTCGAGGACGATTTGCTGCGGTTGTTCGGTTCGGAAAACATCAAGAAGATGATGGACCGACTCGGGCTCGAAGAGGACCAACCCATTGAAAACAAGATGCTCACGGGTGCAATGGAACGTGCCCAGAAGAAAGTTGAAGGAAATAACTACGACATTCGAAAGCACGTTCTGCGCTACGATGACGTTATGAACAAGCAACGTGAAGTTATTTACAAGCAGCGCCGAGAAATCCTCGAACAAGAAAATCTGCGCAACATTGTGGAAGGTATGGGCCGAGACTTAATTGAGCATATGCTTGATGTATATTGTTCGACGGAACAGGTACCTGAGGACTGGGACATTCCAGAATTAATTACTTACGGTGAAAACCACTTTCTGCTTGAGGGTCAGGTGACAGAAGAAGAGTTGCGCCTTATGGAGCGAGATGAACTTCGCGATAAACTCCAAGCACTTCTCGTCCAAAACTATGACGGCAGGGAAGAGGAACTGGAAACATTCCTGCGTGACCTGGAGCGTGCAGTGCTGTTACGGACTGTCGATGAGAAGTGGATGGATCACATTGATGCCATGGACCAGTTCCGTCAAGGTGTTCACCTGCGGTCCTACGGTCAAGCCGATCCCCTGGTCATCTACCAGAAGGAAGGCTACGAGATGTTTGAATCCATGATTCACAGCATCGAAGAAGAAGTGGTCATGTACGTGTTCAAAGCGACTGTTTCAACAGCACCAGAACCCATGCCGATGTACGATTCAGCTCCTATTCAGGGCGGTTGA
- the hpf gene encoding ribosome hibernation-promoting factor, HPF/YfiA family translates to MQIQVRGDHMEVTDALEDYAQKKLGRLERYFDAPPEKDVAVTMSVVGGLHRIEVTVLLHGVIFRAEEQSEDMYASIDLVVDKLEQQIARHKNKLNDRFRDQGLRTRIKASAENGAFARSFNDDELEHKVVRMKRFSMKPMDVEEAMLQMDLLGHDFFMFTNAETDEVNVIYRRREGNYGLIEPS, encoded by the coding sequence ATGCAGATTCAAGTACGCGGTGACCACATGGAAGTAACAGATGCACTAGAGGACTACGCACAAAAAAAGCTTGGTCGCTTGGAACGGTACTTTGATGCTCCACCTGAAAAAGATGTCGCAGTCACAATGTCAGTGGTTGGCGGGTTACATCGAATTGAGGTGACCGTTTTGCTGCACGGTGTGATCTTTCGTGCAGAGGAACAGTCGGAGGATATGTATGCCTCCATTGATTTGGTAGTGGACAAGTTGGAACAGCAAATTGCAAGACATAAGAATAAGTTGAACGATCGCTTTCGAGACCAGGGGCTCCGCACTCGCATCAAAGCCTCTGCTGAAAATGGTGCTTTTGCTCGGTCCTTCAACGACGACGAATTGGAGCACAAGGTGGTCCGTATGAAGCGCTTTTCCATGAAACCTATGGATGTAGAAGAAGCAATGCTGCAAATGGATCTGCTTGGTCATGACTTCTTCATGTTTACAAATGCGGAAACCGATGAAGTCAACGTTATTTACCGGAGACGGGAAGGAAACTACGGATTGATTGAGCCAAGTTGA
- a CDS encoding glycosyltransferase family 2 protein — MASIGLAMIVRNEAQVIEDCLRSAAGVDQMAVVDTGSTDETRTIVRRMGVTVTELEWRDDFSLARNQSLELLSTDYILVLDADERIEEGFLSKLKTFIDKHADNLGVVTIRSPWQTPSGELQTVRSQNTRFFPRSPEIRYQGRIHEQVVDAAKTRLRYHTGVRIWHEGYRQQRDWLEKKTKRNIDILLAELRDYPNNGYYLYQLGKSYGQLGHLNYARKYYEASIQVSTACQGYHPDLLLAALYNYKSLGLEQETWSLLEQTVQQYPKIVDFYFFLGRALIEFRIPNFDLIQSAFETCLELGKDPDSTVIVEGVSSYLALYNLGVFYESLSDESHAKHCYLQAANMGYEPAVISYNRMNSLTTPTS; from the coding sequence ATGGCTTCGATTGGCCTAGCAATGATTGTAAGAAACGAAGCACAGGTAATTGAAGATTGTCTACGGTCAGCCGCAGGTGTCGACCAAATGGCAGTAGTTGATACAGGCTCCACTGACGAGACCCGAACCATCGTCCGAAGAATGGGTGTAACTGTCACTGAGTTGGAGTGGCGTGACGATTTCTCCTTGGCGAGAAATCAGTCCTTGGAATTGCTCTCTACCGACTATATTCTTGTGCTAGATGCTGATGAACGAATTGAAGAGGGGTTTCTCTCGAAATTAAAAACATTTATTGATAAACACGCTGACAATCTCGGTGTCGTAACGATACGCAGCCCTTGGCAAACCCCCTCTGGAGAACTGCAGACAGTGCGCAGTCAGAATACCAGGTTCTTCCCTAGGAGCCCTGAGATACGTTATCAAGGCCGCATCCACGAACAGGTCGTAGATGCGGCGAAAACGCGTTTGCGCTACCATACTGGCGTTCGTATCTGGCATGAGGGTTACCGTCAGCAACGCGATTGGCTCGAAAAGAAAACCAAGCGCAATATTGATATCCTTCTGGCAGAGTTACGAGATTACCCTAACAATGGATACTATCTCTATCAATTAGGAAAGAGCTATGGTCAACTTGGCCATCTCAATTACGCGCGCAAATACTACGAAGCCAGCATTCAAGTATCCACCGCTTGCCAGGGGTACCATCCGGATTTGTTGCTGGCTGCACTGTACAACTACAAGTCATTGGGGCTGGAGCAGGAGACATGGTCTTTACTGGAACAGACAGTTCAACAGTACCCCAAGATTGTCGACTTTTATTTCTTCTTAGGACGAGCACTCATCGAGTTTCGCATTCCTAATTTTGACCTGATACAGAGCGCTTTCGAGACATGCCTCGAGCTAGGCAAAGACCCCGACAGTACAGTCATTGTCGAGGGCGTCAGCTCCTATTTGGCGCTTTACAATTTAGGTGTATTTTACGAGAGCCTGTCAGACGAGTCTCACGCGAAACACTGTTACCTCCAGGCAGCGAATATGGGATACGAACCCGCCGTAATCAGTTACAACAGAATGAACAGTCTTACCACACCCACATCGTAG
- a CDS encoding glycosyltransferase family 2 protein: protein MLLSACLIVRNEELTLSKCLDSLTDVVDEIVLVDTGSTDSTVSIAESYGARVFHYDWDDNFANARNYSLDQAQGDFVLVIDGDEYLDASQRTGLRSFLQTTDAEGIIVSLQNYNGSPPRIVPAVPVSLVRVFRRGHHFQGAIHEQILDSILETGKSLVKYNLTIHHVGYLTEIVHSRNKISRNMKILDEEEVSSEKQIFHDTNKMMEFIRADDFEKCLSLARETYTRLKRQKPESWSHIEARAFIIYIIALKETGNKKEALEISREAFHSFPNYIEIAYRFGESLLGVGKLDEAVKQFNYCRDLGEPNENWLDTQTGFGSYKAAARLAEAWGKLGDDVLARTWYLTAAYENPAVQDSLLPLLYLLQQEDNAAYAGKLESLFSDPMSILLYAEASSILGLPQAPRLLSLVDEDLRHSAYYQRALMVQKMTESGEEAFTSEHYDSGYANYLVGLHLLNRGDETAAQSAFVKSGPAGEQLFRVWTEASQNQLMQCDLQPYIFDLIAMRAENVLARLLPHARDLDEIWLYVKYSPLSPVLTSIDWDGLTGLQCEQNSTRLFRQKNWESAADWLEKAMVHEPTVSKVLIECDIALAHSNKLHVFSVLRQGLLFFPDSEVLKIITQNLGINPESLTKAELYLAGDGEMNPFDAYRKSVLTMPLNVQLAQLHERAGVLTQFIKEQAESQNVNAMRKYIEELQNIITFLRTSLDTEIEAASMTDQVYSYYYRLSVNWFLEPNKVLEDYDDAVAFWESWAQTWKKVPSGIRG from the coding sequence TTGCTATTGTCGGCCTGCTTAATTGTAAGAAATGAGGAATTGACTCTCTCAAAGTGCTTGGATTCATTAACTGATGTGGTCGATGAGATTGTCCTGGTAGACACGGGTTCCACCGATTCCACAGTGTCCATAGCGGAGTCCTATGGTGCTAGAGTTTTTCATTATGATTGGGACGATAATTTTGCAAACGCTCGAAACTACTCTTTGGACCAGGCCCAAGGAGATTTCGTCTTGGTAATAGACGGCGATGAATACCTTGATGCTTCTCAACGGACAGGCTTGCGGTCATTTTTGCAGACCACAGATGCAGAAGGTATCATTGTGTCCCTGCAAAACTACAACGGGTCGCCTCCGCGTATCGTACCGGCAGTCCCTGTTTCTCTGGTACGGGTCTTTCGCAGAGGTCATCATTTTCAAGGTGCTATTCATGAACAAATCCTTGACTCCATTTTGGAGACCGGAAAGAGTCTTGTAAAGTACAACCTGACCATTCATCACGTAGGATACTTAACGGAAATAGTCCATTCTCGCAATAAAATCTCCAGAAACATGAAGATTCTGGATGAAGAAGAGGTCAGTTCAGAGAAGCAGATTTTTCATGATACGAATAAAATGATGGAGTTTATCCGGGCTGATGATTTTGAGAAGTGTTTGTCCCTTGCAAGGGAAACATATACGAGGTTGAAACGGCAAAAACCGGAGTCTTGGTCACATATTGAAGCCCGAGCCTTTATTATCTATATTATTGCATTAAAGGAGACGGGTAATAAGAAAGAGGCTCTCGAAATCTCTAGAGAAGCGTTTCACTCCTTTCCAAATTACATTGAGATTGCCTATCGCTTCGGTGAATCTCTCTTGGGTGTCGGCAAGTTGGACGAAGCCGTAAAGCAGTTTAACTATTGTCGGGACCTCGGTGAACCGAATGAGAACTGGCTGGATACGCAGACAGGCTTTGGAAGCTACAAGGCGGCCGCACGTTTGGCTGAGGCATGGGGCAAACTTGGCGATGATGTATTGGCTCGCACCTGGTACCTTACTGCTGCCTACGAGAACCCCGCCGTACAGGACTCGCTCCTTCCGTTGCTGTATCTCCTGCAACAAGAAGATAACGCGGCGTATGCGGGCAAACTGGAATCTCTGTTCTCAGACCCGATGTCGATTCTGCTGTACGCTGAAGCTTCAAGCATTTTAGGATTGCCTCAGGCTCCACGTCTCCTGTCATTGGTTGACGAAGACCTTCGACACTCTGCTTACTATCAGCGAGCACTGATGGTGCAAAAGATGACGGAATCGGGCGAAGAGGCGTTTACGAGCGAACACTATGATTCTGGGTATGCAAATTACCTTGTTGGACTCCATCTGTTAAATCGGGGAGACGAAACGGCCGCGCAGTCCGCTTTTGTGAAGTCAGGACCAGCAGGTGAGCAGCTTTTTAGGGTTTGGACTGAAGCCAGCCAGAATCAATTGATGCAATGCGATTTGCAACCATACATCTTTGACCTTATTGCGATGCGAGCAGAGAATGTGCTTGCTCGTCTGTTACCCCATGCTCGTGATTTAGATGAGATTTGGCTGTATGTCAAGTATTCCCCTTTGTCACCTGTGCTCACATCAATAGACTGGGATGGCTTGACGGGTCTGCAATGTGAACAGAACAGCACGAGATTGTTTCGGCAGAAAAACTGGGAAAGTGCAGCAGACTGGCTGGAAAAGGCGATGGTTCACGAACCGACAGTATCCAAAGTTTTGATTGAATGCGACATAGCATTGGCTCATTCGAACAAATTGCATGTGTTTTCCGTACTGCGTCAGGGCTTGTTGTTCTTTCCTGATTCAGAAGTGCTGAAGATTATAACACAGAACCTGGGGATTAATCCGGAATCGTTGACAAAGGCTGAATTATACTTGGCGGGTGATGGTGAAATGAATCCATTTGATGCTTATCGAAAATCTGTATTAACCATGCCACTGAACGTACAATTGGCGCAACTGCACGAAAGAGCAGGGGTATTAACACAGTTCATTAAAGAGCAGGCTGAATCACAGAACGTCAATGCAATGAGGAAATACATTGAAGAACTCCAGAACATTATCACCTTTTTACGTACTTCTTTGGATACGGAAATCGAAGCAGCATCCATGACCGATCAAGTCTACTCATACTACTACCGTTTGTCGGTCAACTGGTTCCTGGAACCCAACAAGGTCCTTGAAGACTATGACGACGCAGTTGCTTTTTGGGAATCATGGGCTCAGACATGGAAAAAGGTTCCTTCTGGGATTCGCGGCTGA
- the fliD gene encoding flagellar filament capping protein FliD encodes MSINSTNYLQQLNTISNPNGIGLPVVQYTTQMQKALQLQLTTAPNQQLDTLNSQETALNALSKALSTFQSATQTLASSQNWDSVTAQSSNSNVFSATTAAGAQAGSYSISVSQLAQRQTDIQAGGFQSTATGASNFAAGTLAINVGGTAKASLSITAGESLNSIVNQINAKSSTTGVQAQVISTGNSTNPYYLALSSVNTGSASAFSLSGTFMTNNSSLKFNQTQAAQDANMTIDGVGLSSSTNTFKNPIPNLTINAAQVGSGTLTISTDSSSVVKAVQTWMSAYNSLLDLLHKDTAYTKSSGSGSSSQGQAGPLFTDVNANSLLSQLPMIASAQSGSGTYASLASLGIVTNPSNGHLEFQSSSGYGSSFSGTLQDGKTMFENALASNPSNVRQVFGTVQTSSASAIPTSGILGDLNNQLNTYLIGSNGSQGAIQSDIKSIDSQKQNINNYLDLINKQIQTRVSDFRKQLDALNQAMQQSQAQMSMLSGLMGGGQSTSSSSGSSGTSSGMP; translated from the coding sequence ATGTCGATTAATAGTACAAACTATCTACAGCAATTGAATACGATTTCCAATCCAAACGGTATTGGTTTGCCTGTTGTTCAGTACACGACTCAAATGCAGAAGGCGCTTCAACTTCAATTGACCACAGCCCCCAATCAACAGCTAGACACACTAAATTCACAAGAGACCGCTTTAAATGCTCTGTCAAAGGCATTAAGTACTTTTCAAAGTGCGACGCAGACTCTTGCAAGCTCACAAAACTGGGATTCGGTGACAGCACAGTCCAGCAATTCAAACGTGTTTAGTGCAACGACTGCGGCGGGTGCCCAGGCCGGAAGTTATTCCATTAGCGTATCGCAGTTGGCACAGCGACAGACAGACATTCAGGCTGGAGGTTTCCAATCAACAGCAACAGGTGCTTCCAATTTTGCTGCAGGGACCCTTGCTATTAATGTAGGCGGTACAGCGAAAGCATCCCTCAGCATTACCGCTGGAGAGAGTCTTAACAGTATTGTCAATCAGATTAATGCAAAGTCTTCTACAACCGGAGTTCAGGCGCAAGTTATCAGCACTGGGAACAGTACAAACCCCTATTATTTGGCTCTGTCTTCAGTCAATACAGGCAGTGCAAGTGCATTTTCCTTATCAGGAACGTTTATGACGAACAATTCATCCTTGAAGTTTAACCAAACACAAGCGGCACAAGACGCAAACATGACGATTGACGGTGTAGGACTGTCTTCCTCTACCAATACATTTAAGAATCCCATTCCGAATTTGACGATAAACGCGGCACAGGTCGGTTCAGGGACACTCACAATTTCGACAGATTCGTCCAGCGTTGTGAAGGCTGTTCAGACCTGGATGTCAGCATACAATTCTTTACTTGACTTATTACACAAGGACACTGCATACACGAAGAGCAGCGGTTCGGGAAGCAGTTCACAGGGACAGGCGGGGCCGCTGTTCACAGACGTCAATGCCAACAGCCTTTTGTCACAACTGCCCATGATAGCGAGTGCACAAAGCGGAAGCGGGACGTACGCATCTCTAGCTTCGTTAGGCATTGTCACCAATCCAAGCAATGGTCACCTTGAATTTCAGAGTTCGTCAGGGTATGGCAGTTCATTCTCTGGCACTTTGCAGGACGGTAAAACAATGTTTGAGAATGCCCTGGCGTCCAATCCCTCAAACGTTCGCCAGGTTTTTGGAACGGTACAGACAAGCTCAGCTTCTGCGATACCAACATCCGGAATTTTAGGGGACTTGAATAATCAACTGAATACCTACTTAATTGGAAGTAATGGATCGCAGGGTGCGATACAGTCTGATATCAAGTCAATAGATTCTCAGAAACAAAACATTAATAACTACTTAGATTTAATTAATAAACAAATACAAACAAGAGTTTCCGATTTTCGGAAACAACTGGATGCACTGAACCAAGCCATGCAGCAATCCCAGGCCCAGATGAGTATGTTGTCGGGGTTGATGGGCGGCGGACAAAGTACGTCAAGTTCAAGCGGAAGTTCAGGAACAAGTTCAGGGATGCCCTAA
- a CDS encoding flagellin yields MSIAFSVNNNASASNILANLNNVQNEMNNSYQQLSSGNRVNSAANDPAGYAISQQMQQEINGLNQATQNAQNGVSMIQTATGAMNQVESILQTMNTLATEAANGTQNTTDQTNLNKELTALTSQITSINNDTTFNNTSLFTGQTIALQVGAQASQTLGVSFKSLSLASLSISGLNIGSTTGAQAAMTSIQAAIKTLSGYQANAGAVQDRLNYTVSNLQNASENLQNAKATITNTNMAKEYTQFSQEQVLQQVGLSMLGHAQQQPSAILKLLQ; encoded by the coding sequence ATGTCTATCGCTTTCAGTGTAAATAATAACGCTTCTGCTAGCAATATTCTTGCGAACTTAAATAACGTGCAAAATGAAATGAACAATTCGTACCAACAGCTTTCATCAGGAAATCGTGTGAATTCAGCCGCTAATGACCCGGCAGGCTATGCCATTTCGCAGCAAATGCAGCAAGAAATTAACGGACTGAATCAGGCGACCCAAAACGCCCAAAATGGTGTCAGCATGATTCAAACCGCCACGGGTGCAATGAACCAGGTCGAGTCCATTTTGCAAACCATGAATACACTTGCAACAGAAGCTGCCAACGGCACACAAAATACCACTGACCAGACCAATTTGAACAAAGAGCTAACTGCGCTGACAAGTCAGATTACGAGCATTAACAATGACACGACCTTTAATAATACCAGCCTCTTCACCGGACAAACCATTGCGCTTCAGGTTGGCGCTCAAGCGTCGCAAACCCTTGGAGTATCTTTCAAATCTCTCAGCTTGGCTTCACTTTCAATCAGTGGCTTGAATATCGGTTCGACTACAGGTGCCCAAGCTGCCATGACGTCAATCCAGGCTGCAATCAAAACGCTGTCCGGCTACCAGGCCAATGCTGGTGCTGTACAAGACAGACTGAATTACACAGTCTCGAACCTGCAAAATGCGTCGGAGAACCTGCAAAACGCAAAAGCTACGATTACCAATACCAATATGGCTAAAGAATACACGCAATTTAGTCAGGAACAGGTACTGCAGCAAGTGGGTCTGTCCATGCTGGGCCACGCTCAACAACAGCCTTCTGCTATCTTGAAGTTGCTTCAGTAG
- a CDS encoding flagellin: protein MRVTDGMMTQQFLYNITNIHQRLQSLEMELSTGKSLNKPSDNPVQVSNDMAIRSIISETQGYQNTISSALSWMNNTSGAMQQISSALQSIQSNVLEALNGTSKSTGTIQALYQNVKQSISRVYQTLDTRQGSQYLFGGTDTSTQPSVSAKAGTASQGTIKYQVASSTTLSINVTAYSIMLQPPNAQSASLKDTLNSILADMKAPNLSNLQGDLANLQSNMKHVTNLNAGVGARIRRATALQNQFTQYATTMTNQKGVIEGADMAKVITQFNTDQNVFTAALKMGSKVLLPTLMSFLPNG, encoded by the coding sequence TTGAGAGTTACTGACGGTATGATGACACAGCAGTTTTTATATAACATCACGAATATCCACCAAAGGCTGCAGTCTCTGGAAATGGAACTGTCGACTGGAAAGTCCTTGAACAAGCCTTCGGACAATCCGGTGCAGGTATCCAACGACATGGCGATTCGCAGTATTATTTCGGAAACCCAAGGCTATCAAAACACCATTTCCTCAGCGCTTTCTTGGATGAACAATACCTCGGGAGCTATGCAGCAGATTAGTTCGGCTTTGCAATCCATTCAAAGTAATGTTCTGGAAGCCTTGAATGGTACTTCAAAGAGCACAGGTACAATTCAAGCTCTATATCAAAATGTGAAGCAGTCCATTTCGCGTGTATATCAAACCTTGGATACAAGGCAGGGGTCGCAGTATTTGTTTGGCGGAACAGACACCAGTACACAACCTTCCGTGTCAGCTAAGGCTGGCACCGCTTCGCAAGGGACAATCAAGTACCAAGTGGCCAGCAGCACTACGCTGTCAATTAATGTGACGGCTTACTCTATTATGCTTCAACCGCCAAATGCTCAGTCTGCATCTTTGAAGGATACTTTGAACAGTATCCTTGCTGACATGAAAGCTCCTAATCTTAGCAATTTGCAAGGAGACTTGGCAAATCTGCAGAGCAACATGAAGCACGTTACAAATCTGAATGCCGGTGTTGGTGCTCGAATTCGGCGCGCAACGGCGCTGCAAAACCAATTTACGCAGTACGCGACGACCATGACAAATCAAAAGGGGGTGATAGAGGGGGCGGACATGGCGAAAGTCATCACGCAGTTCAACACGGATCAAAACGTGTTCACGGCCGCCCTGAAAATGGGGTCAAAGGTTCTTCTGCCTACTCTCATGAGCTTCCTGCCCAATGGATAA